In Anaerobacillus isosaccharinicus, one genomic interval encodes:
- a CDS encoding nuclease-related domain-containing protein yields the protein MAHLIKLEDCVSRYQYDMYRYPGQFSRLKRERWDSLKREWENSYLNDSPSVNKFVEEQKKSAKGAFDKIKKWYKRENRDPIIEEFEEKPYRFKYTTLPELKTTFLHELFEFQLNWASSTLRETSIMKKQLFYDPTLKWLLQSFPDNYFVLYYPTVTYPKATVQFDILLIGPTDIWCIVNLNGSGNTIFQSFSERYWLELEGEEEKKIINPLLSLNRMSTIVKRILADSELDMAVRKAVLTKNGYIDVSNQWSGANFFDQRNIDEWNDRLKNNSSPIKSVQLKFSQYLLDACQTTSELRYDIGVEEEDINSFENEDY from the coding sequence GTGGCTCATTTAATAAAATTAGAAGACTGTGTCTCCCGTTATCAATATGATATGTATCGATATCCAGGTCAGTTCTCGCGCTTGAAACGTGAACGCTGGGACAGTTTGAAGCGTGAATGGGAAAATTCTTATTTGAATGATAGCCCTTCTGTAAACAAATTTGTTGAAGAACAAAAAAAGTCTGCTAAAGGTGCTTTCGATAAAATCAAAAAGTGGTATAAGCGGGAGAATAGGGACCCGATTATTGAAGAATTTGAAGAAAAACCGTATCGATTCAAATATACAACTTTACCAGAGTTAAAAACGACTTTCCTACATGAATTGTTTGAGTTCCAACTGAATTGGGCAAGCTCTACGTTACGAGAAACGTCGATAATGAAAAAACAGCTCTTTTATGACCCTACATTAAAGTGGTTGTTACAATCGTTTCCTGATAATTATTTTGTTCTTTACTACCCGACTGTAACCTACCCAAAAGCTACTGTTCAATTTGATATTCTTTTAATTGGGCCTACAGATATTTGGTGTATTGTGAACTTAAACGGTTCAGGAAACACGATCTTTCAGAGCTTTTCAGAACGATATTGGCTTGAATTAGAAGGGGAAGAAGAGAAGAAGATCATAAATCCGTTGCTGTCGTTAAACAGAATGAGTACGATTGTTAAGCGAATTTTAGCCGATAGTGAACTCGACATGGCTGTTCGAAAAGCTGTTCTCACTAAAAATGGATATATAGATGTTAGCAATCAGTGGAGCGGTGCTAATTTCTTTGATCAACGAAATATTGATGAGTGGAATGATAGGTTGAAAAATAATTCATCACCAATTAAATCGGTCCAGCTTAAGTTTTCACAATATTTATTAGATGCGTGTCAAACAACTTCAGAACTAAGGTATGATATTGGAGTTGAAGAAGAGGACATAAATTCATTTGAAAACGAAGAT